Genomic segment of Rhinoderma darwinii isolate aRhiDar2 chromosome 12, aRhiDar2.hap1, whole genome shotgun sequence:
tgggatacgccgCCCAAACTCCCCCGACACAGTGCTACTTGAAGCGCGGAgtccggggaagcccctgatgtcactgtccagccaGAGCAATCCGTTTACATCCTGTGAGATTGGGAAAGTCTTTGCCAAAGCAAACTGATTTACAAGTGTCTATGCTGAGTACTCCATAGTTACAAACCTGTGATTTGTGTATCATAACCTGCAAATACCTGTTGTTCCTACTAAAGTCCCTTAATATTACAGGTTGAAGCAACCGTTAAAGGTCTTCTCTTagcctgcgttcacatctgcgtcagggctccgttcatgggttccatcggagctttcagtcaggggaacccatcaactgaatccaaacggaaaccataggttttccgtttgcatcaccattgatttcaatggtgaccgatccagtgcaaatggttttcatttgtccccgttgtgtaaaggttcggtcattttgacggaatgaatagcgcagtctgtTACGGTATTGATCctatcaaaatgacggaaccttcGCACAACGGTGACTAACGAAAACagcttgcaccggatccgtcactattgaaatcaatggtgatgcagacggaaacctatagtttccgtttgtctcagtttggGTTCCGATCATGGGTTCCAATCGTGTGAGCGATTAGCTtcttcgtgtctgttcgtctttttccagaaataaatgtatcggtgtacggactcaatgagcccgtactccgatacaacggctttccggagaaagccaaacagaaaagtAGCAgctgagtgcttcagctgcttcgttctagtgattggtgggggtctcagtgctcggacccccaccaatccaaacttctgacatgtcactatgacatgtcagaagttagtcgaacgtttagctacactttttaaaggtgtattccacaggatataccataaatatattgtgcaggtcccacctctggagaaCAGGGGTCCCTGGTACCCTGCTTGCCTGGTGATGGTAGCCGCTGCATCCAAGAACAGAATGAATGACTTtctctattcacttctatgggagttacagaaacagccaagcaagctTGACACGACACaacgctggattcacacatggccAGAAAAACGTGTTAGTCTGGCACCCACTGGTCTGGAAATCCTGCTAACCTGGCATGGGGCAAAATTAGCCCCAATGCCAGATAAGCAGCAGATAGCCTGGGGCTCACTGCTCTGCCTCAGCAGCTTTGAGGACCTATTCCTGCTCTTTTCATGTGGCATTGATACAGGTACGCTGCATGAACATTGTGAGGGAGGCCAGCCAGTAAACCCCTCCATGCACTAGCACATTAGCCGCCCTGCTCCTGGGATTGTTCAGCCCTGCAGTAAAGTATTGTCTGTTCTAGAAGTATGTGTGATTACACAATGTATTCAGTATCTGTGCAGGAaggctttatatttttatttgccGATGGCCGTATACCTTTATTATGCCATTGGCTCTTTAAGATACTGCCTAGCATAACAGCTATAAACCAATTTTATTTTGACAGACCCATGCTTGGTAGAGGACTCAAACGCAAATTGAATGATTGTGAAGAGACCATGACCGACTTTCCTTGTGCCTACGAATGCAACCGAACCATGCCGTACAGTCATCAAAGGCAACTGGTGCTCAACATGTGCCTCAACAAGCTGCAAAGCTACAAAATGCTGGCTGAACCCAACCTGCACCGATCCGTTCTCATAGCCAATACAGTACGTCAAATTCAGGAGGAAACAAGGCAGGAGGCCGGCCAGCTGCCGGGAATTATCGGCAGTGACATCCCCTCCAGCTTAATGTACACGGGAAGCGACTCCTTAGACGACTCACTAAATTTACCTTTTGGAATTAACTCTGAATTTACAAGGGATTCCTGGCCCAATCAGAACCCAATGGACAGTTTGATGGAAGTTACAGACAATGACATGTCTTCTGCCATTTCCTCATTTCTCAAGGATCTGgattttgttgaagacatcagccCAACTCCAGCCCAGTGCCCTGCCGTGGAGGAACCACCAAAACCCATGGAAAGCGGATACAAAGGTGAAAAGCAGGATATAAGGGGAACTGAATGTGTATTTGGTTCTTTTGAACTGACAAGCTCCACCAGTTACTTAAAGGACTTGTCGGTGGATGATATCTTTGACGACATTGATACTTCTATGTACGACTCGGATTTTAGCTTTTCTTCCTTAATGTCGCCACGAATGCAGCCTGCTGTAGAAGAACCCCACAAGCTGTATACTATGTGCAATAATTCCTCAAACAGCAACTTGCAGGTCTGCAGGACAGATTTGAACGATCTGGACCACATCATGGAGATTCTAGTTGGATCCTGATCCTAGTTACTAAAGCCAGACCATGTGGTCTTGAAGGAGAAACGTATTTTAAACCACGTTTAGAAACATGGATGGCAATTTTAATTTACAGATGCACAAAtgatcaggatatatatatatatatatatatatatatatatatctatgtcatGCCTACGGAATCCAAAACTGCCTA
This window contains:
- the LOC142664637 gene encoding SERTA domain-containing protein 2-like → MLGRGLKRKLNDCEETMTDFPCAYECNRTMPYSHQRQLVLNMCLNKLQSYKMLAEPNLHRSVLIANTVRQIQEETRQEAGQLPGIIGSDIPSSLMYTGSDSLDDSLNLPFGINSEFTRDSWPNQNPMDSLMEVTDNDMSSAISSFLKDLDFVEDISPTPAQCPAVEEPPKPMESGYKGEKQDIRGTECVFGSFELTSSTSYLKDLSVDDIFDDIDTSMYDSDFSFSSLMSPRMQPAVEEPHKLYTMCNNSSNSNLQVCRTDLNDLDHIMEILVGS